A genomic segment from Glycine max cultivar Williams 82 chromosome 1, Glycine_max_v4.0, whole genome shotgun sequence encodes:
- the LOC100784312 gene encoding serine/threonine-protein phosphatase PP2A catalytic subunit: protein MPSHADLDRQIEHLMECKPLPEADVKALCDQARAILVEEWNVQPVKCPVTICGDIHGQFYDLIELFRIGGNAPDTNYLFMGDYVDRGYYSVETVTLLVALKVRYRDRITILRGNHESRQITQVYGFYDECLRKYGNANVWKFFTDLFDYLPLTALIESQIFCLHGGLSPSLDTLDNIRALDRIQEVPHEGPMCDLLWSDPDDRCGWGISPRGAGYTFGQDIAAQFNHTNGLSLISRAHQLVMEGFNWCQDKNVVTVFSAPNYCYRCGNMAAILEIGENMDQNFLQFDPAPRQIEPDTTRKTPDYFL from the exons ATGCCGTCTCATGCGGATCTGGACCGGCAGATCGAGCATCTGATGGAGTGCAAGCCTCTGCCGGAAGCCGATGTGAAGGCGCTGTGCGATCAGGCGAGAGCGATTCTCGTGGAGGAGTGGAACGTTCAGCCGGTGAAGTGCCCCGTCACCATCTGCGGCGACATTCACGGCCAGTTCTACGATCTCATCGAGCTCTTTCGGATAGGAGGAAACGCTCCCGATACTAATTACCTCTTTATGGGCGATTATGTAG ATCGTGGGTACTATTCAGTGGAGACTGTCACGCTTTTGGTGGCCTTGAAAGTTCGTTATAGAGATAGAATTACAATCCTTAGGGGAAATCATGAGAGCCGTCAAATCACTCAAGT GTATGGCTTCTACGATGAATGCTTGAGAAAGTATGGAAATGCCAATGTCTGGAAATTCTTTACCGATTTGTTTGATTATTTACCTCTGACCGCCCTTATTGAGAGTCAG ATTTTCTGTTTGCATGGAGGTCTCTCACCATCTTTGGATACACTTGATAATATCCGTGCCTTGGATCGCATACAGGAG GTTCCACACGAAGGACCAATGTGTGACCTCTTGTGGTCTGATCCAGATGATCGCTGTGGTTGGGGAATATCTCCACGTGGTGCTGGATATACATTTGGACAGGATATAGCTGCTCAGTTCAATCATACCAATGGTCTATCCTTGATATCTAGAGCTCACCAGCTTGTCATGGAAGGATTCAATTGGTGCCAG GACAAGAATGTGGTGACTGTTTTTAGTGCACCCAATTACTGTTACCGATGTGGGAACATGGCTGCCATACTAGAAATTGGAGAGAATATGGATCAGAATTTTCTGCAGTTTGATCCAGCTCCCCGACAAATTGAGCCCGACACCACACGAAAGACACCAGATTATTTTTTGTAA